TATTTGTATATATTTGTAACATTTGTTACTAATATTTTAATAATATGGACAGAATATTAATATTTTATTTATAAATTTTTCCTTAAAAATAATTTAAGATAAAAGTTATCTTAAATACTTTAAACATAACAATATTAATACTTTCAATAAAAATTATTGCAAAAATTTAATCTTATTTTCTAAAATACTTTTTGGGGTAAGTCCGATGAATTTTTCATTTATTTTGCCTTTTTCATCATAAAAAACTATCACAGGCACACCATAAATTCCACCCACAGCTTTAGATAAAAATGAGCTTGCTTTGGCTTCATATAAAAGTGGCAAATCTAGCTTTTTTTCCAAAAGAATTTTTTGAGCTTCTTCTTTTGAATTAGCTCCATTTAGCACCGCTAAAATAGGAAAATTTCTTTCTTTATAAAGCTCGTTTAACATAGGAATTTGTGCATTACATGCACCACAATCTTGCGTGAAAAAAAATAAAGCATACGCTTGATTTGCATTTTGTGTTTTTAAGGTTTGTTCAAAACCATCATATTTAAAAGTATAGTTTTGATTTGAATTTAGGGTTTGAAATTCATTATTTGAGCATGCACTAAAGAAAAAAACACTTATTAAAGCCAAGAAGCAATAGAAGCTTTTAGTTGCGACCATGGTTTTTCTCCTATAATTTTATCTTGCACAACTCCATCTTTAATGACAAAAGTAGTTGGCACTGCAAAAACGCTAAATCTTTGCCATGAGATATCTAAATCATCTTGCAAAAATATAATATTTTTGTAATCATATCTTGTAGCAAATTCTTCAAAATCCTTACCTTTATCTATAGAATCAAGCGCTAGAATAGTCATTTTTTTAGGGTATTCGTTAGCTAGTTTTTCCAAAAGTGGTAAGTCTTTTAAACAAGATGCACAACCTTGCTCCACAAAAGTTAAAACGATAAGATTATCAAAATCAGCTAGTTTGATTTTCCCACCTTCTAAATTTTTAGCTGCGATTTCTGGTGCTTTTAGACCTATTTTACCACCATTTTTATTGTTGTTTTCAAAACAAGCACTTAAAAAAACTAAACATAAACAAGCTAAAATTATACTTTTAATTTTCACTTTTCATCACTCCATGGCTTAAAATGATAGTTCTATCAGCAAAGGTTGCTAAGTCTGGATTGTGAGTGATTAAAACTATGGTTTTACCATCTTGTTTTAATTTACAAAAAAGTTCTAGAATGTTTTTTTCATTTGCCTCATCTAAATTTCCAGTTGGCTCATCTGCTAATAAAATTTCAGGATCATTCACTAAAGCTCTTGCTATACATAGTCTTTGTTGTTCCCCGCCACTTAGTTGGCTTGGTAAATGCGTAAGTCTGTGTGAAAGCCCTACTTTTTCTAGCGCCATTATAGCGTCTTTTTGCTCTATACTTGAGTGATAAAACTGAGCTAGCATGACATTTTCTAAAGCATTTAAATAAGGTATTAAATGAAATTGTTGAAAAATTAAGCCTATTTTTTCTCTTCTAATCACGCTTTTTTCTTCTTCACTTAAATTTCCAACTTCTTTATCATCTAAAAAATACCCCCCACTACTTTGAGTATCCATCAAAGAAAGTATATTTAAAAGCGTTGATTTACCTGAACCTGATGGACCCATGATAGCTAGCCATTCACCTTGCTTTACTTCTAGGTTGATATTTTGCAAAGCTTTAACTTCATTAAAATTACGATTTAAATTTGAAATTTTTATAATATTTTTCATCACTCACCCTTTAAATTTTCACAAACATTGATTTTTAAAGCTTTTTTTAGCGGCAAAATACTTGCAAAAAATGCAAATACCAAAGAAACAAGCACCGCAAAAAATACCGAAAGCAACCTAAAATCTATACTTGCATTAAAAATCAAATACCCAAAAATATTTGCCAAAAAATATCCACAAAAAGCACCAAGCAAACTCGCACTTAAACTTAAAATAAATACTTCAGCTCCAAAGAGCTTGATGATTTCTTTATGCTTAGCTCCTAGTGCAAGGTGCAAGGCTATTTCTTTTTTTCTTGAAAAAATCACCGCACTAAGAGTGGTATTTACACTCAAAGAACTAATGAGTAAAATCGTTAAGCTAATCAAAGCCATTAAAGCTTTGATCTTTTCTAAAATCACTCCTTCGCTAATGGACACTGAAGCTATGACTTTAGCTTCTACATTGCCCTTGCTAAGCTCTTTTGCTTTTTGATCTAAACTTTCATAATCACCTAGCAAAATAGCTTGAGCATAATTTATCACTTCTTTAGCTGCTAACTCTTGAGCTTTTTTTAAAGAAATGATTAAAACCCCATCTTGCTCATCATTGCTTCTTAAAATAGCTTTGATTTTTACTTTGACTATTTTAGATATATTTGGATTATAAATTTGTAATTCTTGTCCTATTTTAAGCTCTAATTGTTTAGCTAAATCAGCTCCCACAAAGGCACTATCTTCGCTAAAATCGCTCAAAGAAAAACTTCCTTTTAAAACTTCCATAAAAGGTTTGGTAAGCTTTAAATTTGCAAAATCAACCCCAACAACTACCGCACTTGAGCTTTCAAGATTATAAAAACCATATAAAAATGGGGTTAAAGCTTTTGCCTTCAAGCTTTCTTTAACTTGATTAAATTCATCCATGCTTAAAAACTCATCATCTTTTGGCGTGATGATAAAATTAGCTCCATAAGCTTTTAATTCTTTAGATAATTTTGTGTCAATATCAAAATAAATATTAAAAAATGAAGCACTAACCATAGCACCCATAAACACAGCTATAAAAATAATACAAACTCTTTTATAAGAAAAAATAAGAGATTTAAAAACCTCTTGCATAAAAAAATTATTTCCCATATAAAACCTCTGAAGTAGAAAGTTTAGAAATTCCTTTGATAGAAAACAAACATCCTAAAAATACTATAAACACTGCAAAAAATAAACAAATTGGTAAAATAATCCAAGATATAGCAATAGCATGATCAAATATACTTAGAGCAATAACTTCTGAAACTCCCACGCCAAAAGCAAAACCAAAAACTGCTCCAACTAAAGCTACCACAACCCCTTCTAGTGCAAAAATCATATAAATTTGCAAAGTGCTAGCACCCAAAGCTTTTAAAAGTCCTATTTCGCTTTTTCTTCTAAAAATATCTGCACTCATTAAAGACGATATAGCTATAGAAGCTACGATTAAACATATAATACTAACTACTGCCATTAAAGATTGAATTTTAGACACTATTAAACTTTCTGCATCTGAAATCGCACTCACTACTTTTGTGCTAGCACCTTTAAAATCTTCTGCGATTTGATAAGCAATAGAACTTACATAAGCAGTACAATACCACTGATCATACTCAAGCTGATCAAGACTATCTACATCGCGTCTTGCTTTTTGTGCTAAATCATTTTCAGGTATAGTCAAAGCTGAAACTTCTGCTTTAGCAAATAAACCTTCCTTTTTAGAAAGCTTTTGTGCTAAAAGTAAAGAAGTAATGATTTTATTTGAAAAGGCTTGAGTTAAGTCTATAATACCAACAATTTTCACTTTAAAAAATTGTTCATTTTGCACAAGGGTGATTTCATCATCTATTTTTAAATCATACTTTTGTGCTAAATCTATTCCTAGCATTATTTCATCTAAACTATCATCTTTTGGGTAGCTTCCTTTGATTTGACTATATTTGTATAATTCTTTAATACCCGCATAAAAATCATCATCATCTTGAATCTTTATAGCCTTATCAAAATAAGTTCCTACTAAAGAGATATTTTCATAATTTGCATTTAGAGTTTGAATTTTTACTTGGGTATCTAAAAATGGTGCAAAGGCATTAATATTATTTCTCCAAAAAATTTCTTTTATAGTATGAAGCTTGTTTTCTTCTAAAAAATTTTGATTTTTCAAAGGCTCATAGATTTTATTACCCACTTCTACACTTAAACTTGCACCTTTAGGTAAAACCAAAATGTTTGACCCATAACTTCTTAATTCTTTTGTGATTTCATTACCTATACCCAAAGTAAGATTTAACATAGTAGCCATAAGTAAAGTAGCTAAAAAAATCGTTAACAAAGCTAGAGATTTTTGAATTTTATTTTGAAAAATGGAATTTTTTACAATCTTAACTTGCATAGTCATTTCCTAGTAAATTATGAATTCTATATTTTGAAGTCTTATTCATATCGATGTATTTTAAAGGATCGTTTTTAAACTCTTCATAGTTTTTTTCATTAGCAAAAAAATATGTTCTACCTTTATAAACATAAGATCTTGGTGCTTTTAAATTAATTAATTCAGTATGATCAATAGGATCATAAACTTTCTTTTCTACTACTTGAGTGAAAAAATTAACCCCATCTAAAATTTCTGAAAAAGGTATAATAACCTTACCATTTTCAAATTTATACTTCATAGGGATAGGATTACACCCACCTGCTTTACCTACACTTGGTAAGAAAATTCTAACGTTACATGAGATACAAATTAATTCTCCACCTTTTTTAACATACCCCATATCCCCACATATACTACAAGCATCAAAAACAGCTACCGGTGAGTCTTTATCTTCTCTTTTGTTAATTAAAAAAAATCTTACCACTTTACCCTCATCGCTAATATAAGCAAAGCGATGTAAGTTATTATCTCTTAAAATCGCTACATCAAAAACAAATTCATTATTTTCATTTGGCTCTACATAGGTTGGCTCGTCTATGGTTACCGGTCTTGAAGCATGCAAGTCATAAAAGAGAAAAATACAAAGACTTAAAATCATAGCACTAAAAATACTTGCGCTAAAGCTAGTTATAGTTGAATTTTTTGCTTGATTTTTTCTAAATTCTATATCAAAATCTTTTTTCTTGGTGTTTTCACTCACTCTTTGCTTTAGAGCTAAAACAACACAAAGTCCTAACAACACAAACCATACATAAGTATAAAATTTAGCATAATACACACTTTTTGCCACATAGCTTAAATACAAGCTTTCTGTTTCTACCACGCCTTCTCTCATAAGGTACAATAAAATTTGAGCTAAAGCTTCATTTAGATAAAAAATCGCGATAATAAATAAAAATAAATTTAAAAACTTGAATTTAAATTCTCTTAGCCATCTTGTAAAAAGATAAACCCCAAAACACATAATAAAAGCAAGCAAAATAAGTCCAAAAGAGCTAATCGCTAAAGAATCTAAAAAATTAGTGCTTAATATAGGAAAATCAATAGAAATATGTAAGTATTTTATACCAAAAGCAAAAGATAATAAAAAAAGCAATATTGCTTGAATTTTTTCTTTTAAAAAATTATTTTTCATAAAAGAAAAAATGATAACACCCAAAAACAATAAAACAAATAAAATATCATTAGAAAAATACAACAAATCATAATTTAGTGTTTTAGCGCTAATAAAAAAAGCAAAATAAGAAAAAACAAAACCTACAAAAGCAAGTTTAAACACTAAAGAATTTTTTAAATTATAAAAAAATAAAGCACTCAAAAGCGCATAAGAAAAAAATACTCCAAAAAAATGTATAAAATAAATCGACATAGGCTCTTCTTTGATAGAATTTATTTATAAAATCAATAATTTCATAAATAAACCCTAGCAAAAGCTAGGGAAAAATCACTTAGGTTTTCCTGTGTATTTGAAGTTATATTTAACTGAAAATGGCTCAAACCACTTGCCAACACCTGTTTCTTTATCAACATGGCGTCCAAAACCTTGTTTTTCTGGACTTTCTATTAAAAATACTAACTCGTAATTTCCTATGCCTGTATCCATTTTTAAATTCGCACCATAGTGAGGGCCATCATCTGCTACCATAGGCATAAGGGTTCCTGTTTTTACTTTACCATTATCTAAATTTGTAAGCTTATAAGCTATAGTTAAATAAGGGATCCAAAAGCCTTCTGGAAAGCCGTTTTTATTGCCCTTTAATGCATGGATATCTGCTTCAAGGTGAATATCTGCTAAACTTGCTGCAAGATCAATGCCTCTTGGCTCCATTTCGATTGGCTGTAAATAAACCGCTGCTATTTCCATACCATTTAACTCATAAGGATCGCCAATTGGCACCTCTGCTGCAAAAACTGAACTAGCTAAAATACTAGCTGCTGCGCCTAAACTTAATAAAGTTTTTTTCATATTTTTTCCCTTTTATTTGAAATTTGTTTTGTTATAAAAATACCCATAATGAGTAAGATTAAAACCATAAACTGAGGTATGATGCTCTCATAATAAGGATAAATTCCAAGCCATAAAATTCCTTCAAAATCAAAAGGAAGTAAGCTTGGGGTGATAACCTTAGCTTCTATGAGCTCACCAACACCTTTGCCCGTAAAGACAAAGACCATATAAAAAATAATGTATGAAGTTATATAAAAAAATTGTTTTACTGGTATTTTTAAAGCACCAGCTTTTAATAAATAATAAAGTATGACAAGTATAATTAATCCACTAGCTAATCCTATAAATATAAAACTATAATCTGTGCTTGTTTTTGCATCAAATAATAAAGCCTGATAAAAAAGAATAGTTTCAGCACCTTCTCTATATACAGCTAAAAATACACTAAACCATAAGGTTTTTGCTGAATTATTTGATATAGCTTCAACTGCTTGAGTTTTTATATGATTTGCCCATTTTTTATTTTGTGCATTTGATAAAAGCCAAAAACCCACATAAAACAATAATGCGACAGCCACAAGCATAGTAATGCCTTCTAGCAACTCTCTGCTTTGCCCTGCTTGTTCTTTAAAAATCCATGAAATAAAAAATGCTGTTACAAAACTTAAAAATACCCCACTCCAAAGTGCTGAATATACTATATTTAAACGCTTTTTATTACCACTTTGAACTAGGTATGAAACTATAGCTACAATAATAATTAAAGCCTCCAAGCCCTCTCTTAAGATAATACCCAAAGCCCATATAAATAAAGACATAGGTGAGGATTCTTGAATTTTATCTAAAGAGCCTTCCACTAAGGCACTAAGCTCGTCAAAATTTTGTTTTAATTCTTCTTTAGAAGCACTTGCTTTAATAAGCGCAACGCCTTTTGAAAAATAACTTTCTATTTTTAATTTTAAAGCACTATCAATAGCGCCAATTTTACTTTCCATACCACTTGCTTCAAAAATATCTAAATACACATTTTGCAAAGCATCTATACTATTTAAACTAAATCCCTCATAATTTTGTAAAATATCATTAAGAGCAATTTTCATATCATCATACACTTTAGTATAGTTTTTAGTACTCATAGCACTTTCATCAAAGCCTTTAACTTGAAGCAAAGCCAATTCTTCTTTAGGTAAAGCTAAAAACGCTTCATATAATAAATCTGATATGTTTGAAATTTCATCCCTAATAGTTTTTTCATCTAAAGTATTAGCATTGATTTTTCTTATAATAGTTCTAAGTTTAGTTTGAATTTTTTTATCCACTCCTGCCTTAGTATATCTTGCCACTAAAACTTCTACTTTTGAGTTTCTATAGTCTTCAAACAATGCTGATTGAATCAAATCTTTAGCTTTTTGATAGTCTTTATTTACAAAAGCTAATGCAGCCTGATCAAGCTTTGAAATCATAGAATCCATTAAAAATTGCAACCTTGCATCCAAAGCCGAAGCTTCTTGTAAAGCTAGCAATGCTTCATCTTTTTGAGCGTCTTGCTCTTGAGCAATCAAACTTTGAGTTGAGTTTTGTGAAGTTTGTTCTTTAACATTCTCTCCAAGCAAAGCAGCAAACATCGCTTCAGCTTGTGCTTGGCGTTCTTTTTCTGCTTTTAAAGATGAGTTTTCAGCTGCTTTTTTATCATAATTTACATCACTAGCTTCAGCTTTAAGCTGGAAGCCTTTTTCTAAAATAGGAACTATTTCATCTAAATCAAAATACAAACTACTAATCAAAGCTTCTATTTTAGAAAAATCTTCTTTATCTTTATATAACTTTCTTAAATTAACAAATTTACGCTCCATAACAATGGCTTTTCTACCAACATTACGTCCAATAGAGCCTTCCATGGTTTCAAAATGCTGAAAGTATGCATCTTCTGCTTTTTTCTTTGCTTCTAAATTTTTATTTTCTTTGTATAAAATCATACTTTCATTTAAAATTTGTTTGATTGCTTGGGCTTCTTTTTGATAATCAATCTCTCTAGCATAAACAATAGTACAAAATAAAAAAATTATCAACAAGCTTATTTTTTTAAACACTATTTTACTCCGAAATGATATTCATTTTTAAAATCATAGTCGCAAGTATAGTACTAGCTTTCTTAAATTTAGATAAACATTATCATTATTTATTTCATAATAAATCAGATAAAAATACTACAAAATGCTACTTTTAGCTACAAAATAAGCTAAAAAATTATTATTTTTAAGAGTATTGTTTATTTTTTATTTGTTTTAATCATAAAAATAAGTTTTTCTTTGCTAATATATGGTGGTTTTAAAAAATTCAAGGAGTTTTTGTGCTAGTAATTGCCCATGAAAAACCAAGCAAGCTCAAAAAAATGTTAAAAAATTTAGGTTTTTGGGTGATTATAGGAATAATAGCTGGTATTAGCCTTGGTTTATTAGATAAAGAACTTGCACTAGCTAGTAAAATCGGGGTAGATTATTTTATACAAGCTTTAAAATTTTTAATAGGACCTATTATATTTTTAACCATTGTTTTAGGAGTTGTTAGCCTTGAAAGTCTAAAGCAAGTTGGAAGTATAGGTGCTAAAGCCTTGCTTTACTTTGAAGTAGTGAGTACTTTTGCTTTAGCTATTGGTATTTTTATGGCAAATATTATGGGGCCTGGGAAAGGAATGAATCTTGATCCAAGCACCTTAGATAAAGATAGTGTAGCTCAATTTGTCAATAACAATATAGAAATAAGCGCACAAAATGAAATTTTACATATTTTAAAAGACGCCATACCTACTGATATCATCGCTGCTTTTAGCGAGGGAAAAACCTTGCAAATCTTAGTTATAGCCCTAGCTTGTGCTTTTATTATTTCGCTTATGAGAATTGATGAGAGAAAAGCTATACAAAAAACCTTAGAAATAATGCAAAGTTTTGTTTTTAAAATCCTAGAAATCATTATGTATTTTTCTCCTATTGCTGCTTTTTCTGCGATGGCATTTTTAGTAGCAAAATATGGGCTTGATTCTTTATTAAATTTAGGATATTTGCTTATTGTTATGCTACTTGCTTCTTTGCTCTTTATCTTTGGAGTTTTAGGAATTATTTGTTTTATTGCTAAAGTTAATATTTTTAAATTTATGCGTTTTATTTCAAGAGAAGTTTTGATAGTTTTTGCTACAAGCTCTAGCGAATCAGCATTAGCTCCACTTATGAGAAAGCTTGAAAAAGCAGGAATTTCAAAAGCCACCGTGGGTTTAGTATTGCCAACTGGATATAGTTTTAATCTTGATTGTACTAATATTTATTTGGCTATGAGTTTGATTTTCCTTGCACAAGCTTTTAATGTAGAACTTTCTTTAACGCATGAAATTAGCATTTTAATCGTACTAATGATAGCTTCAAAAGGTGCTGTTGGTGTAACTGGTTCAGGTTTTATCATACTAGGAAGCACACTTGCAGCTTTATCTAATATGCATATAGTAGAAGCTAACAATGGCTTAGGAGCAAGTTTAGGCGAGGTTTTACCCGTAGCTGCTATTTCTATACTTTTGGGTGTGGATAAGTTTATGTCTGAAATTCGTGCAGTAGGAAATTTATGCGGTAATAGCGTAGCAGCTTTAATCGTAGCTATTTGGGATAAACAGATAGACTGGGAAAAGTTTCGCTACGCTCTTGATAATCCTAAAGAATTTACAAACGCAGGTTTTGATTAAAAAACCTCTTTTTGTATTTTTTCTACATATTTTTCTCTTAGCTTTTGGGTATAAAAGCCTACTTTACCATCATTAATCACCTTACTATCTGCTTTTATAACACCTAAAATCAAAAAAGTAGCCGCAGAAATAAATACCTCATCAGCCTCATATACTTCTTTCATACTAAAAGCTCTTTGATCTACTTTAAGATCAAGTTCTTTGGCAAATTTCAAGATATTTTTACGGCGAATTCCTGGTAAGATTTCATTAGAAAATGGCTTAGTAATTAAAGTTTTATCTTTTATAATAAAAGCTGAACTACTAGAAGCTTCTGTTACTAAAGCATTTTCTACCATAAATGCTTCAAAAACCTTAGCTTTTATAGCTTCTTCTTTTGCAAGACATTGAGCTAATAAAGAAATAGATTTTATATCCCTTCTTTTCCATCTTAAATCAGCTGTTGAAATAACACTCACCCCGTTTTTAGCACACTCATGCTCAATCACCTTACATTCAAAAGCAAAAGCCATAATAGTAGGTTTTAGTCCCTTTAAAAGAGCAAAATTTCTACTAGCAACCCCTCTAGTAACTTGCATATAAAGCCCGCCTTCTTTAAGAGAGTTTTTAATGATTAATTGCTCTAAAATATTTTCAAATTCTTCTTTTGTATAAGGAATTTGTAGTTCAATTTGAGCCAAACTACGCTCAAAACGCTCCCAAAATTCTTCTTTGTCAGCTATTTTTGCATTTACCACAGGAACTACTTCATAAATTCCATCTCCAAAGATAAAACCTCTATCAAAAACACTCACTTTAGCTTCACTAGCTTTTACAAACTCATCATTTAAAAACACCACTTCCATTTCTTGCATAAGTCCTCCTTTTAATCAAATAAATCAACAATATCTTTTGGCAAATCAAGCTGATTAGAATAATAAAAATACTTAGCTAAAACTAAAATTCCTATATAAAATTCTATCTTTTCATCCAAAAATTGCTCTATGTAAGCATGGGCATTTTGAATGATTTCTTTTGCTCTATGCGGATTAATTAAATAATAATCAAGCAAAGCTTCTACATTTTCATAATCATCATCAATCAAAGCAAAGTGCTCATTTGGAACTAGCTTTCCTTCCATAAACCAAGTTTCATAGCGCATTTTTGGTGCCAAAACTAAAGAATTTGTTCTCATCGCCCACTTTAAGTTGCTTGCTACATCATTGCCTTCTAAAGAAAGTAAAAATTTAAACTGAGTTTGATAGGCTCTACTGATTTTAAAATTTAAATTTTTAATCCATTTTTCGGCTTGAATTTTTCTACCACCAACATGAGCAATATCACAACGAGGATTATCAAAATACTTTTCAAAAAATTTAATACGATGAGGTTGATAAATTGCGCCTCTAAAAAAAAGCAAATCTTCTTTATCTTCAAATTGGTTTTTATCTTGTATAAAATCAAAATGTCTGTTTTTGTCTAATTTTAAAATGATATTATTAAAACCATTTTCAACCGGTCTTGATTTAGCTATACTTGGATATTTAAGATTATAACTAATATCCCCAAAACCTTTAACCCATAAAAAATCATCATCAAAATACTTACTGATTGCATAAGCATCGTAAGCATAAGAAGTTTTTTTAAAAGGAAATTTTCCTATTTTTTCATAATTTTCAAATTTTTTTATATCAAAAAAATCATTTTGCAGATTATAATAATTTAAACGAGTAATAATATTATCTATATTTTTTGATTTTAAAATTTCTTTTAAAATATTTTGCAATTGATTTTGATAAATTTTTCTAGGTATAAAACTTTTAGCTATGCCTTTTACATTCATCATAAATCTAGAATCTGCCATTTTTCTTCCATTTTGATATTAAAATAATATAAATTTTAACACAAGAATTCATTTACAAGACTTAAAAATTTAGTTTAATTAAAAACAAAAATGTTAAAATCACAAAAATCACATACTAATTGGGTAAAAAATGAAAATACAAGAATTTATTTTAAACTTTATTTTTAAAGTTTCAAATCAACCTGTTAATTTAAAAGATTTATTAGAAGCAAACGCCTTACTTAATGAAGGCATGATGGTAGATCCCGCAAAATTAA
The Campylobacter sp. CNRCH_2014_0184h DNA segment above includes these coding regions:
- a CDS encoding glycosyl transferase family 90 encodes the protein MADSRFMMNVKGIAKSFIPRKIYQNQLQNILKEILKSKNIDNIITRLNYYNLQNDFFDIKKFENYEKIGKFPFKKTSYAYDAYAISKYFDDDFLWVKGFGDISYNLKYPSIAKSRPVENGFNNIILKLDKNRHFDFIQDKNQFEDKEDLLFFRGAIYQPHRIKFFEKYFDNPRCDIAHVGGRKIQAEKWIKNLNFKISRAYQTQFKFLLSLEGNDVASNLKWAMRTNSLVLAPKMRYETWFMEGKLVPNEHFALIDDDYENVEALLDYYLINPHRAKEIIQNAHAYIEQFLDEKIEFYIGILVLAKYFYYSNQLDLPKDIVDLFD
- a CDS encoding D-amino acid aminotransferase; amino-acid sequence: MQEMEVVFLNDEFVKASEAKVSVFDRGFIFGDGIYEVVPVVNAKIADKEEFWERFERSLAQIELQIPYTKEEFENILEQLIIKNSLKEGGLYMQVTRGVASRNFALLKGLKPTIMAFAFECKVIEHECAKNGVSVISTADLRWKRRDIKSISLLAQCLAKEEAIKAKVFEAFMVENALVTEASSSSAFIIKDKTLITKPFSNEILPGIRRKNILKFAKELDLKVDQRAFSMKEVYEADEVFISAATFLILGVIKADSKVINDGKVGFYTQKLREKYVEKIQKEVF